CCAGGCATACTGGGTAGTGGTAGGATCAAATTTGACCGCCTGTCCCTGCTGAGCGGCGGTGAGGTCCAAACTAATAAAGTGCGTTCTGCCGTAATCAAAAGAGTAGAAAAACTCTGAACTATCCGGATTGTTATGCGGCAGAAAAAAGTTTGCAATATAAGGGGCCCCATCTTCCGTTTCGATATCATGATTGCCCGGTGACGGGAAAAAAGCGGTATGCTTGATGATATCTTCATAGGGAGCGAAATGTCTTGGATCCATATTCTGCCATTCTCCACTGTCGTAAACAATATCTCCGGTAAGTATCGCAAGATCAAAATCGAGCAGCAGGATCCTATCCCGCAGGGCAAACTGCGGGTCCTGTCCACCCGTTCCACTCTCTCCGCCCATATCGCCAAATATCATGAAATCAAAGGAGGG
The DNA window shown above is from Candidatus Neomarinimicrobiota bacterium and carries:
- a CDS encoding metallophosphoesterase family protein, whose translation is MKLLKTIQIALLLFIFPSEAFNRGATLTRYPYISKPSVNSVLIAWGTQDSTDGVVEYGLTSSLGLSAAETDLVILPDIAKTGFLHGVEITGLEPKTTYFYQVLSGGDTLSAVETFHTNNDTLNPSFDFMIFGDMGGESGTGGQDPQFALRDRILLLDFDLAILTGDIVYDSGEWQNMDPRHFAPYEDIIKHTAFFPSPGNHDIETEDGAPYIANFFLPHNNPDSSEFFYSFDYGRTHFISLDLTAAQQGQAVKFDPTTTQYAW